In the Panthera uncia isolate 11264 chromosome D2, Puncia_PCG_1.0, whole genome shotgun sequence genome, one interval contains:
- the FRAT1 gene encoding proto-oncogene FRAT1 gives MPCRREEEEEAGEEAEGEAEEEEEEDSFLLLEQSVTLGGSGEVDLLVAQIGEALQLDAAQDSPASPCAPPGPPLQPPRPPAAVRADKARPPALPLLLPPAPAEAVGPAPPGALRCALGDRGRVRGRAAPYFVAELAAGPSALSPLAPHPGLDGPSGANKRGAPQPLSGPCRRGWLRGAAASRRLQQRRGTQLESRTGDDDPHRLLQQLVLSGNLIKEAVRRLHSRRLQLHAKLPQRPLTGPLSAPVHEPPSPHSPRAACNDPGASGRRAQLKTGDGVLVPGS, from the coding sequence ATGCCGTGtcggagggaggaggaagaggaagccgGCGAGGAAGCGGAgggggaggcggaggaggaggaggaggaggacagctTCCTCCTGCTGGAGCAGTCGGTGACGCTGGGCGGCTCGGGCGAGGTGGACCTGCTGGTGGCCCAGATCGGCGAGGCGCTGCAGCTGGACGCGGCTCAGGACAGCCCGGCCTCCCCGTGCGCGCCCCCGGGGCCGCCGCTGCAGCCCCCGCGGCCCCCGGCGGCCGTGCGGGCGGACAAGGCCCGGCCCCCTGCGCTGCCACTGCTTCTGCCGCCCGCGCCGGCCGAGGCGGTGGGCCCGGCGCCCCCGGGGGCCCTGCGCTGCGCCCTCGGGGACCGCGGCCGCGTGCGGGGCCGGGCTGCGCCCTACTTCGTGGCCGAGCTCGCCGCAGGCCCCAGCGCTCTGTCCCCTCTGGCCCCTCATCCCGGCCTTGATGGGCCTTCGGGAGCCAACAAGCGGGGCGCCCCGCAGCCGCTGTCCGGCCCGTGCCGGCGAGGTTGGCTGCGAGGCGCCGCCGCCTCCCGCCGCCTGCAACAGCGACGCGGGACCCAGCTCGAATCCCGCACCGGCGACGACGATCCGCACCGGCTCCTGCAGCAGCTGGTGCTCTCGGGGAACCTCATCAAGGAGGCTGTGCGGAGGCTTCATTCGCGACGGCTGCAGTTACACGCAAAGCTTCCCCAGCGCCCGCTCACGGGGCCTCTGTCGGCCCCAGTGCATGAGCCCCCTTCGCCCCACAGCCCTCGCGCGGCCTGCAACGACCCCGGCGCGTCCGGGAGGAGGGCGCAGCTCAAAACTGGCGACGGCGTTCTGGTACCTGGCAGCTAA